A genomic region of Barnesiella viscericola DSM 18177 contains the following coding sequences:
- a CDS encoding UbiA prenyltransferase family protein, with the protein MKDLILLLRPHQWVKNGFVFLPLFFSGQILNIDYLLATVVAFFSFSFVASSIYCFNDIWDVEADRKHAKKRFRPIASGRVSKRAGYGLMIAMVVLSIVLAGCYFRGDVLYRVLGILLFYYVMNIAYCIKLKNFVLVDVFIIAVGFVLRVLLGGVVTGIWVSHWIVLMTFLLALFLAFAKRRDDVVVYEETGVLLRKKVNRYNLEFMNQVITILATIIMVCYIMYTVSEEVVSRMGSPYLYVTSVFVLAGLIRYLQLTIVDVKSGSPTRVLMHDRFIQLCIVAWILSFLIIIYF; encoded by the coding sequence ATGAAAGATCTAATCCTTTTGTTACGGCCCCACCAATGGGTAAAGAACGGATTTGTTTTTTTACCCTTGTTTTTTTCGGGACAGATTTTGAATATAGACTATCTCTTGGCCACGGTAGTTGCTTTTTTTTCATTCAGTTTTGTGGCAAGTTCGATTTATTGTTTCAATGATATATGGGATGTTGAGGCGGACCGGAAGCATGCCAAAAAGCGTTTCCGCCCCATCGCTTCGGGTCGTGTATCGAAACGTGCGGGTTATGGTTTGATGATTGCCATGGTTGTCTTATCCATAGTGTTGGCAGGTTGCTATTTCCGAGGCGATGTACTGTATCGGGTCCTAGGAATATTGTTGTTTTACTATGTGATGAATATAGCCTATTGTATCAAGCTCAAAAATTTTGTCCTTGTCGATGTTTTCATTATTGCCGTCGGTTTTGTGTTAAGAGTTCTCCTGGGAGGAGTCGTGACCGGTATATGGGTATCGCATTGGATTGTGCTCATGACTTTTCTGCTGGCTCTCTTTCTGGCATTTGCCAAGCGAAGAGACGATGTCGTGGTATACGAAGAGACCGGCGTATTGTTGAGAAAGAAGGTCAATCGGTATAACTTGGAGTTCATGAATCAGGTGATAACCATTTTGGCAACGATAATCATGGTGTGTTATATCATGTACACGGTGTCGGAGGAGGTGGTTTCCCGTATGGGGTCGCCTTATTTGTATGTGACTTCTGTCTTTGTGCTGGCCGGGTTGATTCGCTATTTGCAGTTGACGATTGTCGATGTAAAGAGCGGTAGTCCTACCCGCGTCTTGATGCACGACCGGTTTATACAGTTGTGTATTGTGGCCTGGATATTGTCATTCTTGATAATAATTTATTTCTGA
- a CDS encoding TetR/AcrR family transcriptional regulator, translating into MVRTRELLIDVARQLFARKGVAATTMNDIAEASGKGRRTIYTYFKNKNEIYWAVVEAESEHLYARLEGLANRDLPPEEKLLNYINTRLEAVKEAVVRNGTLRAEFFRDILKVEKARRSIDVREEALLRSILTEGVEQGVFHIPNVTATASVLHYALRGLDVPYIRDNFAEWGIDRSRLKDYILDFILYGIKR; encoded by the coding sequence ATGGTTCGTACACGAGAATTGCTTATCGATGTGGCTCGCCAGTTGTTTGCCCGCAAAGGGGTGGCGGCTACGACGATGAACGATATTGCCGAGGCTTCGGGGAAAGGTCGTCGTACGATCTACACCTATTTCAAAAACAAGAACGAAATCTATTGGGCCGTGGTCGAGGCCGAGTCGGAACACTTGTATGCCCGTCTCGAAGGACTGGCCAACCGCGATTTGCCTCCCGAGGAGAAGTTGCTCAACTACATCAACACCCGGTTGGAGGCGGTCAAGGAGGCGGTGGTGCGCAACGGCACGCTGCGGGCCGAGTTCTTTCGCGACATCTTGAAGGTGGAGAAGGCCCGGCGGAGCATCGACGTGAGGGAGGAGGCTCTCTTGCGGAGTATCCTTACCGAAGGGGTGGAGCAGGGGGTGTTTCATATCCCCAACGTGACGGCTACGGCTTCGGTGTTGCACTATGCCTTGCGGGGGCTCGATGTGCCCTATATCCGCGACAACTTTGCCGAGTGGGGCATCGACCGGTCGAGGTTGAAGGATTACATACTGGATTTCATCTTGTATGGCATAAAACGATAA
- the fabG gene encoding 3-oxoacyl-[acyl-carrier-protein] reductase: MKLLEGKVAVITGAARGIGKAIALKFASEGADIAFTDLAIDEIGKATEQEIAALGVRAKGYASNAANFEEAHNVVAEIVKDFGRIDILVNNAGITRDGLMMRMTEQQWDMVINVNLKSAFNFIHAVTPIMMRQKGGSIINMASVVGVSGNAGQCNYSASKAGMIGLAKSIAKELGSRGVRANAIAPGFIITDMTAALSDEVKAEWAKQIPLRRGGTPEDVANVATFLASDLSSYVTGQVIHCCGGMNM, translated from the coding sequence ATGAAATTACTGGAAGGAAAAGTTGCTGTCATCACGGGTGCAGCACGGGGTATAGGAAAAGCTATTGCCCTGAAATTCGCTTCGGAAGGAGCTGATATCGCATTTACCGACCTCGCCATCGACGAGATTGGAAAGGCTACCGAACAAGAGATTGCCGCTTTGGGTGTTCGTGCCAAAGGGTATGCCTCGAATGCCGCCAACTTTGAGGAGGCTCACAACGTGGTTGCCGAGATTGTGAAAGATTTCGGTCGCATTGATATTCTGGTAAACAATGCCGGTATCACTCGCGACGGTTTGATGATGCGTATGACCGAGCAACAATGGGACATGGTTATCAACGTGAACCTGAAATCGGCCTTCAACTTTATTCACGCCGTTACGCCCATCATGATGCGTCAGAAGGGTGGTAGCATCATCAACATGGCTTCGGTTGTAGGTGTATCGGGCAACGCCGGTCAATGCAACTACTCGGCCTCGAAAGCTGGTATGATTGGTTTGGCCAAGTCGATTGCCAAGGAGTTGGGTTCGCGCGGTGTACGTGCCAATGCCATTGCTCCGGGCTTCATCATTACCGACATGACGGCTGCTCTCTCCGACGAGGTGAAAGCCGAATGGGCCAAACAGATTCCGCTGCGTCGTGGCGGAACGCCCGAAGATGTGGCCAACGTGGCTACGTTCCTCGCTTCCGACCTGTCGTCGTATGTAACGGGTCAGGTTATCCACTGCTGCGGTGGTATGAACATGTAA
- a CDS encoding TonB-dependent receptor plug domain-containing protein: protein MKQILSVALLAVALSPLYTHGATPNLPNDSVAVIYADTTKLNVDSIESSLKQVDLNEVTVEASSWVQKADRNLLYPNAQQIEQSRNGLQLLQKLQIPGVIINPTDNSIALADQSEVSLRINGRPADNKEIQALSPEQIVRIEYIDNPGVRYGEVGAVLDFIVKNPTSGGSFMGDITQSVNRGFGEYWLGAKVNSGKSEFSYSGWFSPRWNLKMLRDNTEHYELPDGTRYTRTEESLDRSKFEQRNNGHSLSYNYLDSQKQMFNASLKFYYTQNENLFRGILTDHSPGGTTSLMFDDSKNRSLNPSLNLYYQYNLDEDQLLMANVVASYEQPNSHRIYTEDELLYTDNSFTTGSSLVGIDNLIKSRTYSILGEVDYEKRWKNSRVTAGIRHTQSWITNNYVEQDIYDRMNQGNSYLFGEYWMRLGPHFDFSAGVGYSLYSYVPRDRESHLYSIWRPRLSARYTIDDYSSLRFNFVRMGSVVSLDMLSPVVQDVDGIQQSTGNPDVKPYATYKYELQYQYNRGIFYGKLGARYTHAPGAIMPEKVWVSDKILTRYNNQKNAEELRFYLDTRITAIPDWLTLSAGPAWHRYWMRGNNYTHVYNNFYCYATFELSHWGFSLEGMLQTNFNRFWGETLDGGENVHTLKLSYNYKDWNFGVMVLDPFINDYKVKKENWNRYAGYHQVITTNMIKQMVAVSVSWNLNWGRRYETDEQRINNVIGGGGVNAAGK, encoded by the coding sequence ATGAAACAGATCCTATCGGTCGCTTTGCTTGCGGTGGCTCTCTCGCCCTTGTACACTCACGGTGCCACACCTAATCTTCCGAACGACTCTGTCGCCGTAATCTATGCCGACACGACCAAGCTGAATGTCGATTCCATCGAGAGCTCGCTCAAACAGGTCGATCTCAACGAGGTGACTGTCGAAGCCTCGTCGTGGGTGCAGAAGGCCGACCGCAACCTGCTATACCCCAACGCCCAACAGATAGAACAATCGCGCAACGGCTTGCAGTTGCTGCAAAAGCTGCAAATTCCCGGCGTAATCATCAATCCTACCGATAACAGCATTGCCCTGGCCGACCAGAGCGAGGTGAGCCTGCGTATCAACGGCCGTCCTGCCGACAACAAGGAGATTCAGGCCCTTTCACCCGAGCAGATTGTGCGTATCGAGTACATCGACAACCCGGGTGTACGCTACGGCGAGGTGGGTGCCGTGCTCGACTTTATCGTCAAAAACCCCACCTCGGGCGGCAGCTTCATGGGCGACATCACCCAAAGTGTCAACCGGGGATTCGGCGAATACTGGCTGGGAGCCAAAGTCAACAGTGGCAAGTCGGAGTTCTCCTACTCGGGCTGGTTCTCTCCCCGCTGGAACTTGAAGATGCTGCGCGACAATACCGAGCACTACGAATTGCCCGACGGTACCCGCTATACTCGCACCGAAGAGAGTCTCGACAGAAGCAAATTTGAACAGAGGAATAACGGTCATTCACTCAGCTACAATTATCTCGACTCCCAAAAGCAGATGTTCAACGCTTCGCTCAAATTCTATTACACCCAGAACGAGAATCTCTTCCGCGGTATCCTCACCGACCACTCACCTGGCGGCACGACCAGCCTCATGTTCGACGACTCGAAGAATCGCAGTCTCAATCCTTCGCTCAATCTCTACTACCAATACAATCTCGACGAAGACCAGCTACTTATGGCCAACGTCGTGGCCAGCTACGAGCAGCCCAACAGCCACCGCATCTATACCGAGGACGAACTATTATATACCGACAACAGCTTCACGACCGGCTCGTCGCTCGTCGGCATCGACAACCTCATCAAGAGCCGCACCTACTCGATACTGGGCGAGGTCGACTATGAAAAGCGGTGGAAAAACAGCCGTGTGACGGCCGGTATCCGCCACACCCAGTCGTGGATTACCAACAACTACGTGGAGCAAGACATCTACGACCGCATGAACCAGGGCAACAGCTATCTGTTCGGCGAATACTGGATGCGGCTGGGCCCGCATTTCGATTTCTCGGCGGGTGTCGGTTACAGCCTCTACTCCTATGTGCCGCGCGACCGGGAGTCGCACCTCTACTCCATCTGGCGGCCTCGTCTCTCGGCCCGATATACCATCGACGACTACTCGTCGCTGCGATTCAACTTCGTGCGCATGGGCAGCGTTGTCAGTCTCGATATGCTCAGCCCCGTGGTGCAGGACGTCGACGGCATACAGCAATCGACCGGCAACCCCGACGTCAAGCCCTATGCCACCTACAAATACGAATTGCAATACCAGTACAACCGCGGTATCTTCTATGGCAAACTGGGCGCCCGTTATACCCATGCTCCCGGTGCCATCATGCCCGAGAAGGTGTGGGTAAGCGATAAAATCCTCACCCGATACAACAACCAGAAGAATGCCGAGGAGTTACGCTTCTACCTCGATACCCGGATAACGGCCATTCCCGACTGGCTCACCCTCAGCGCCGGCCCTGCCTGGCACCGCTACTGGATGCGGGGCAACAACTACACCCACGTCTACAACAATTTCTACTGCTACGCCACCTTCGAGTTGTCGCACTGGGGATTCTCGCTCGAAGGCATGCTCCAAACCAATTTCAACCGGTTCTGGGGCGAGACACTCGATGGCGGAGAGAATGTACACACCCTCAAACTCTCCTATAACTACAAGGACTGGAACTTCGGGGTGATGGTACTCGACCCCTTCATCAATGACTACAAAGTGAAAAAAGAAAACTGGAACCGCTACGCCGGATACCACCAGGTGATAACGACAAACATGATTAAACAGATGGTGGCCGTCAGCGTGAGCTGGAACCTCAACTGGGGCCGCCGATACGAGACCGACGAACAGCGCATCAACAACGTGATAGGCGGCGGTGGGGTCAATGCCGCTGGCAAATAA
- a CDS encoding DEAD/DEAH box helicase: MKEISTLIEKACRNLNIDSLNGMQKQMLETAQRPHDIILLSPTGTGKTLAFLLPVLQRIDPRAAGVQALVLVPSRELALQIESVLRKIAAGIKIVCCYGGHSVREESKSLAVAPALIVGTPGRIADHLRRGRLSLDTLDTLVLDEFDKCLALGFHDEMKEIIAPLKEVKKKILTSATDSESLPAFTALRRPVKLDFLGSKRSEENINERLSLYRIDSPEKDKLDTLLVLLRNLKPALTLIFCNQRESVDRVQQFLTNQGIIAEAFHGGMEQADRERALCKFRNCSSYICVSTDLAARGLDIPEVKYIIHYHLPVDLESFTHRNGRTARMHAEGEAFMIVDLTEQLPEYARQATAFRLDPTSNLLQTPPMATLHFAAGKKEKISKGDIVGFLTQKGGLTADEIGFIEVKDHYCYAAVARDKAHETLRRLRDEKIKGKKVKISFSY; this comes from the coding sequence ATGAAAGAAATCAGTACACTTATCGAAAAGGCATGCCGCAACCTGAATATCGATTCACTCAACGGCATGCAGAAACAGATGCTCGAGACGGCTCAGCGCCCCCACGACATCATCTTGCTCTCGCCTACCGGGACGGGAAAAACATTGGCCTTCCTGCTGCCAGTCCTGCAACGCATCGATCCTCGGGCTGCCGGGGTACAGGCACTCGTGCTGGTTCCCTCGCGGGAACTGGCCCTGCAAATCGAGAGCGTGTTGCGCAAGATTGCCGCCGGCATCAAAATCGTGTGCTGCTACGGCGGTCACTCGGTGCGTGAGGAGAGCAAGTCGCTGGCCGTGGCTCCGGCCCTCATCGTGGGAACTCCGGGGCGTATTGCCGACCACCTGCGCCGAGGCCGTCTGTCGCTCGACACCCTCGACACGCTGGTACTCGACGAGTTTGACAAATGCCTCGCACTGGGCTTTCATGACGAGATGAAAGAGATTATCGCCCCGTTGAAAGAGGTCAAGAAAAAGATTCTTACCTCGGCAACCGACAGCGAATCACTGCCCGCATTTACAGCCCTGCGCCGCCCGGTGAAACTCGATTTTCTGGGTTCGAAACGTAGCGAGGAGAACATAAACGAGCGGTTGTCGCTCTACCGTATAGATTCACCCGAAAAGGACAAACTCGACACGCTGCTCGTCTTGCTGCGCAACCTCAAACCGGCTCTCACCCTCATCTTCTGCAACCAGCGCGAGAGCGTGGACCGGGTGCAGCAATTTCTCACCAACCAAGGTATCATTGCCGAGGCTTTCCATGGCGGCATGGAGCAGGCCGACCGCGAACGGGCGCTCTGCAAATTCCGCAATTGCAGCAGCTACATCTGCGTTTCGACCGACCTGGCGGCCCGCGGGCTCGACATACCCGAGGTAAAATACATCATTCACTACCACCTGCCAGTCGACCTCGAAAGCTTTACCCACCGCAACGGCCGCACGGCCCGCATGCATGCCGAGGGCGAAGCCTTTATGATTGTAGATCTCACCGAGCAACTGCCCGAATATGCCCGACAAGCCACCGCCTTCCGGCTCGACCCGACGAGCAATCTGCTACAAACGCCACCCATGGCTACCCTGCACTTTGCCGCCGGGAAAAAAGAGAAGATCAGCAAAGGGGACATCGTGGGATTCCTCACTCAAAAAGGGGGCCTGACGGCCGACGAAATAGGGTTCATCGAGGTCAAGGACCACTACTGCTACGCGGCCGTGGCACGCGACAAGGCACACGAAACGCTGCGCCGCCTCCGCGACGAAAAGATAAAAGGCAAGAAAGTTAAGATTTCGTTCAGCTACTGA
- a CDS encoding EamA family transporter, translated as MIYLLAFISILLGAVAQYFLKMGMTNWALKGSVGEMLRLLFHNYYLWSGILCYGVSMLFWLYVLSRMELSKAYPMVSLGYVITLLIGYFLLNEPLSYPKVIGIVLIVAGVCFIARG; from the coding sequence ATGATTTATCTGTTGGCTTTTATCAGTATTTTGTTGGGAGCCGTGGCCCAATATTTCTTGAAGATGGGTATGACCAATTGGGCCTTGAAAGGTTCTGTGGGTGAGATGCTTCGACTCCTTTTTCACAATTACTACCTGTGGAGTGGCATTCTGTGCTATGGCGTGAGTATGCTCTTTTGGCTTTATGTGCTGTCGCGAATGGAGTTGAGTAAGGCCTATCCGATGGTGAGTCTGGGGTATGTTATCACGTTGTTGATTGGCTATTTCTTGCTGAATGAACCGCTGAGTTACCCCAAGGTAATAGGAATTGTTTTGATTGTGGCCGGGGTTTGTTTTATCGCACGCGGTTAA
- a CDS encoding RluA family pseudouridine synthase, which yields MEVLYEDNHVIIVNKTCSEIVQGDKTGDTPLSEMVKAWLKEKYDKPGNVFVGVTHRLDRPVSGLVVFAKTSKALTRLNDMFRNGEVKKQYWAIVKHAPEQESGELVHYLVRNEKINKSVAYDRERPGAKRAVLDYRVLARSDRYTLLEVNLKTGRHHQIRCQLAKIGSPIKGDLKYGAERSNPDGGISLHARHVEFIHPVSKQLISVTAPVPDDNLWKAFEQMVEGENQ from the coding sequence ATGGAGGTGCTCTACGAAGACAATCACGTGATTATCGTCAACAAGACCTGCTCTGAGATTGTGCAGGGCGACAAGACGGGTGACACGCCGCTGAGCGAGATGGTGAAGGCGTGGCTGAAAGAGAAGTACGACAAGCCGGGGAATGTCTTCGTGGGGGTGACTCACCGTCTCGACCGTCCCGTGAGCGGACTGGTCGTTTTTGCCAAGACGAGCAAAGCGCTCACCCGGCTGAACGACATGTTCCGCAACGGCGAGGTGAAAAAACAGTATTGGGCTATCGTCAAGCATGCCCCCGAGCAGGAGAGCGGTGAACTGGTACACTATCTCGTGCGTAACGAGAAGATCAACAAGTCGGTGGCTTATGACCGGGAGCGCCCGGGAGCGAAGCGGGCGGTACTCGATTACCGGGTGTTGGCACGTAGCGACCGCTACACGTTGCTGGAAGTCAACTTGAAAACGGGCCGTCATCATCAGATTCGCTGTCAGTTGGCCAAGATCGGTTCTCCGATCAAGGGCGATTTGAAGTACGGTGCCGAGCGCTCTAATCCCGACGGCGGTATTTCGCTGCATGCCCGCCATGTCGAGTTTATCCACCCCGTGTCGAAGCAGCTCATCAGCGTGACTGCTCCCGTACCTGACGATAATCTGTGGAAGGCTTTCGAGCAGATGGTCGAGGGCGAGAATCAATAA
- a CDS encoding HAD-IB family hydrolase has protein sequence MAKRIVATFDFDGTITRKDTLLEFIKFVKGAPALYGGLLRYAPLLVAYKLGVYPNWKVKQKFFSRFFRQMPYDEFCRWGERFAGSVDQMIKRPVFEKLLQHVQHVDDVYIVSASVKEWILPWARKAGVTHVIATEVEVDDRGRLTGRFSSRNCYGQEKVNRFLAEEPRREDYYLYAYGDSRGDRYMLDLADRAIWCKKM, from the coding sequence ATGGCGAAGAGAATTGTGGCGACGTTTGATTTCGATGGGACGATTACTCGCAAAGATACCTTATTGGAATTTATTAAATTTGTAAAGGGCGCGCCTGCTCTTTACGGAGGCCTATTGAGGTATGCTCCTTTGTTGGTCGCCTACAAGTTGGGAGTGTATCCCAACTGGAAAGTAAAGCAGAAGTTTTTCTCTCGCTTTTTCAGGCAGATGCCATACGACGAGTTTTGCCGGTGGGGGGAGCGTTTTGCCGGCTCCGTAGACCAAATGATCAAGCGTCCGGTTTTTGAGAAACTGTTGCAACATGTGCAGCATGTCGATGACGTATATATTGTCAGTGCCAGCGTGAAAGAGTGGATTTTACCCTGGGCTCGAAAGGCGGGGGTGACTCATGTAATTGCGACCGAGGTGGAGGTTGATGATCGAGGTCGGTTGACCGGGCGATTCTCTTCCCGAAATTGTTACGGACAAGAGAAGGTAAACCGATTCCTGGCCGAGGAGCCTCGGCGGGAGGACTATTATCTGTATGCCTATGGTGATAGTCGGGGCGACCGGTATATGTTGGATTTGGCCGATCGGGCTATCTGGTGTAAAAAGATGTAA
- a CDS encoding phospholipid carrier-dependent glycosyltransferase: protein MPKNRAIYIGVLALVWACAYFYIFNAKIDINGDNCRYYTFASALASGQGYADISAPTTHPTNAFPPGYPLLMTPLRFFTDSVVAQKVLNGLFLLGGALLLFFFMIRRKMPDSLALVGACAAILSDRVLHFSTMMMSEMSCFFVSAAAIFLLTQMKKEKPFYKDWAFYAMLVMVVLCYHIRTQGVALFAAVVLFFLCAKKWKEALATVAGFIVGCLPWIWRNKALGMEQSRYFESIAQVNPWRPEDGSLDLSGIIERFFDTLGMLVSKALPNSVIPYFQVNYAPEVPAGFGLWLAALILVALIIRGFWAFGKYRWVLIGYTVFTFGLISIFSTPSENRYITALIPFLNMGLLVGLYEVVVWAMRRLNMKQKFSPWILALLLLTSVSNIKALHTMNKMPFPPAYQNFFQIGAVLKQHVSPETVVASRKGELLYMFSGTRVTGYAFSLDDRAVIQKMLDDGVEYVILDQLGYSSTVRYLYPAIQKNDDLFFVASYIPNPDTYLLKFDREAARKKLSQTNP, encoded by the coding sequence ATGCCTAAAAATCGCGCCATCTACATAGGAGTGCTGGCCTTGGTATGGGCTTGTGCCTACTTCTATATTTTCAATGCGAAGATAGACATCAACGGCGACAACTGCCGCTACTACACCTTTGCCTCGGCCCTGGCTTCGGGACAGGGATATGCCGACATCTCAGCCCCGACGACCCACCCGACCAACGCTTTTCCGCCGGGTTATCCGTTGCTGATGACCCCGCTACGATTCTTCACCGACAGCGTTGTGGCGCAAAAGGTGCTTAACGGGCTCTTCCTGCTGGGGGGAGCACTGCTGCTGTTCTTCTTCATGATCAGACGCAAGATGCCCGACTCGCTGGCGCTGGTGGGAGCCTGTGCTGCCATACTGAGCGACCGGGTGCTACACTTCTCTACGATGATGATGAGCGAGATGTCATGCTTCTTTGTCTCGGCAGCGGCCATCTTCCTGCTCACGCAGATGAAGAAGGAGAAGCCCTTCTACAAGGACTGGGCCTTCTATGCCATGCTGGTGATGGTTGTGCTCTGCTACCACATACGCACCCAAGGCGTTGCCCTGTTTGCCGCGGTGGTACTCTTCTTCCTCTGTGCCAAAAAGTGGAAAGAGGCACTCGCTACGGTAGCGGGATTCATCGTAGGGTGCCTGCCGTGGATTTGGCGCAACAAGGCGCTGGGCATGGAACAGAGCCGATATTTCGAGTCGATAGCGCAGGTGAATCCGTGGCGCCCCGAAGATGGCTCGCTCGACCTGAGTGGCATCATCGAACGCTTTTTCGACACGCTGGGCATGTTGGTATCCAAGGCGTTGCCCAACTCGGTGATTCCCTATTTCCAAGTCAACTATGCCCCCGAGGTGCCGGCCGGATTCGGATTGTGGCTGGCAGCCCTCATACTGGTAGCCCTTATCATTCGAGGATTCTGGGCATTCGGTAAATACCGCTGGGTACTCATCGGCTACACCGTCTTTACCTTCGGACTTATCTCCATCTTCAGCACCCCCAGCGAGAACCGATATATCACGGCACTCATTCCCTTCCTGAACATGGGTCTGCTTGTGGGGCTCTACGAGGTCGTGGTGTGGGCCATGCGCCGGCTGAATATGAAACAGAAATTCTCGCCATGGATTCTGGCCCTGTTGCTGCTCACCAGCGTGAGCAACATCAAAGCGTTGCACACCATGAACAAGATGCCCTTCCCGCCGGCCTATCAAAACTTCTTCCAGATAGGAGCCGTATTGAAACAACATGTATCGCCCGAAACGGTGGTTGCTTCGCGTAAAGGCGAACTGCTCTACATGTTCTCGGGGACACGGGTCACCGGCTATGCCTTCTCGCTGGACGACCGGGCCGTGATCCAGAAAATGCTCGACGATGGCGTGGAGTATGTCATTCTCGACCAGCTTGGATACAGTTCGACCGTCCGCTACCTCTACCCGGCCATACAGAAGAACGACGACCTCTTCTTCGTCGCCTCCTATATACCCAACCCCGACACCTATCTGTTGAAATTCGACCGAGAGGCTGCCCGTAAAAAACTGTCACAAACCAACCCCTAA
- a CDS encoding NAD(P)/FAD-dependent oxidoreductase, producing the protein MSATDKKQKQAVIAGAGPAGLTGAYELLKHTDIHPVVFEESGEIGGISRTVRYHGNRMDIGGHRFFSKSQRVTDWWDEIMPLQGAPSLDDKLLHTTDKTFAANGPDPEQCDRVMLVRNRISRIFYLHKFFDYPISLKWQTFANMGLVRTIEAGCGYLWSVFFKKPETSLENFYINRFGKPLYRMFFEDYTEKVWGVHPSKLGADWGAQRVKGLSIFAILKDMLKKSFSKKENIKEVETSLIEQFVYPKLGPGQLWETVADEVRQRGGEVITETPVKEIHVENNRVTSVTVENAQGERREVPCDYLLSSLPLKDLVQSIRGIEVPDEVKRIAGDLPYRDFITVGLLMKRLTIDNQTRIKTFANRIPDTWIYIQERDVRIGRLQVFNNWSPYLVKNYENTVWIGLEYFCTEGDAFWQMDDRAFIDMAVGELAKIGIIDPADVLDSVRIKVKKAYPSYFGSYYELDRVKEFLNGIENLWCIGRNGQHRYNNMDHSMMTAMVAVDHIAAGNTDKSAVWSVNTEEEYHESK; encoded by the coding sequence ATGAGCGCTACCGACAAGAAACAGAAACAGGCGGTTATCGCCGGAGCCGGCCCTGCGGGACTTACCGGCGCGTATGAACTGCTCAAACATACCGACATTCACCCTGTCGTTTTTGAGGAATCGGGCGAAATCGGAGGCATCTCGCGCACCGTGCGCTACCACGGGAACCGCATGGACATCGGGGGGCACCGCTTCTTCTCCAAGAGTCAGCGGGTGACCGACTGGTGGGACGAGATCATGCCGCTGCAAGGGGCTCCCTCGCTCGACGACAAGCTGCTACACACGACCGACAAGACTTTTGCTGCCAACGGCCCCGACCCCGAACAGTGCGACCGCGTGATGCTGGTGCGCAACCGCATATCGCGCATCTTCTACCTGCACAAGTTTTTCGACTATCCCATCTCGCTCAAATGGCAGACCTTCGCCAACATGGGGCTGGTGCGCACCATCGAGGCCGGGTGCGGATACCTGTGGTCGGTCTTCTTCAAGAAGCCCGAAACCTCGCTCGAAAATTTCTACATCAACCGCTTCGGGAAACCGCTCTACCGCATGTTTTTCGAGGACTATACCGAGAAGGTGTGGGGCGTACACCCCTCGAAACTGGGGGCCGACTGGGGTGCCCAACGGGTGAAGGGGCTGTCGATCTTTGCCATTCTCAAAGACATGCTCAAAAAGAGTTTCTCCAAAAAGGAGAATATAAAAGAGGTGGAAACCTCGCTTATCGAACAATTTGTCTATCCCAAACTGGGGCCCGGGCAACTGTGGGAGACCGTGGCCGACGAGGTACGCCAACGGGGCGGCGAGGTGATTACCGAAACACCCGTGAAGGAGATTCACGTCGAGAACAACCGCGTGACGAGCGTCACCGTCGAGAATGCCCAAGGCGAACGCCGGGAGGTTCCCTGCGACTACCTGCTCTCGTCACTTCCTCTCAAAGACCTCGTGCAATCGATTCGGGGCATCGAGGTACCCGACGAGGTAAAACGCATTGCCGGCGACCTGCCCTACCGCGACTTCATCACCGTGGGGTTGCTCATGAAACGCCTCACCATCGACAATCAGACCCGCATCAAGACCTTTGCCAACCGCATACCCGACACCTGGATCTACATTCAGGAGCGCGACGTGCGCATCGGCCGCCTGCAAGTCTTCAACAACTGGTCGCCCTATCTGGTCAAGAACTACGAGAATACCGTGTGGATAGGACTCGAATACTTCTGCACCGAGGGTGACGCCTTTTGGCAGATGGACGACCGGGCGTTCATCGACATGGCGGTGGGCGAGTTGGCCAAAATCGGTATCATCGACCCCGCCGATGTACTCGACTCGGTACGCATCAAGGTCAAGAAGGCCTACCCCTCCTACTTCGGCAGCTACTATGAGCTCGACCGGGTGAAGGAGTTCCTCAACGGCATCGAAAACCTGTGGTGCATCGGCCGCAACGGGCAGCACCGCTACAACAACATGGACCACTCGATGATGACCGCCATGGTAGCCGTCGACCACATTGCCGCCGGCAACACCGACAAGAGCGCCGTGTGGTCGGTCAATACCGAAGAAGAATACCACGAAAGCAAATGA